The Cupriavidus necator DNA window TCTCAGGCGTGGGACGCCAGCAGTTCCCGGGCGCGCTGCTGGATTGCCGCATGGGTCTGGAGCAGCCAGGTCGCAGGGAATGGCTGCGCCAGCAGGTAGCCCTGCACGCTGTGGCAGCCCCAGGCACGCACCGCCTCGAGCTGCTGGCGGGTCTCGATCCCCTTGGCGCAGACCGACACGCCGGCGCCCCGGGCCAGCCGGCAGGCGGCCCGCAGGCTGTCGGCACGGTTGGCGGAATCACCGGGCCGGGGGGCATGGCCCAGCCGGCGCGCGTCCAGCGTGACGCGGTCCGGGTGCAGCGCCGCCAGCAACTGGCGGCAGCCCGGGCTGTCGTCGAAATCGCCCAGCGTCAGTTGCAGTCCGCGCCGGCGCAGGGCGGCAAAGCGGGCAATGATGTCGGCGTCGGCCGGCACCGCGCTGGCCGACACTTCGATGCACAGGCGGTCCGGTGCGATGCCGCCTGCGTCGATGGCCTGGGCCAGTGCCTCCACCATCTGCGGGCGGTGCAGCTGGGCGCTGGAGGCCAGCAGGGTGAATTGCAGCGGGGCCACGTTTTCGGCGGCGCGTACCAGCGGCAGCACGCTTTCCAGCAGCCAGCTGCCAATCCGGCCGACCAGCCCCAGCGACTCCACCGCCGGCAGGAAATCCTGCGGCGCCACCCGCCCGAGCGCCGGATGGTGCCAGCGCAGCCGCACGGTGTAGCCGCTGACCACGGCGCTGGCGAAGTCGGCGCGCGGCTGCAGCTGCAGGCTCAGTTCGCCGCGCTCCAGTGCGTCGGGCAGGGCGGCCAGCAGGGGCGCGGTCGGTGGCGCGGCGGGCTTGTCGGCGCGCGCCAGGCCGTCGCCTCCCCGTCGATCGACCCGCAGCATGGCGTCCAGGGCCTGCTGCAGGCTGCGTTCCGCCGGGATATCCGGATGGTCGGTGGCCACGCCGATGCTGCACGAAATAAACAGCTCGAAGCCCTCCAGCGCGAACGGCCGGGACAGGTCGTCGGCCAGCCGGCTGGCCACCGGGCCGGGGTCGGGCTCACCGTCCGGCAGCGCGGTAATGACCACCAGGTCTGCCGGCGCCATCCAGTGCATGATGGCGGCGGGCGGCAGCAGGCAGGCGATGCGTGCCTGCACGATGGCCTGCAGCCTGGCCGCGCGCCGGGGCCCCAGGGTTTCGCAGGCGCTGGCAAACCGGTCCAGGCGGATAGAAAGGATCGTCGCTGGCTGCCCGGTGCCGGAGCGGCGTGCCGCTAGCGCGGACACCAGGGCGGACGGCTGCATCGCGCCAGGCGCGCCCGCGGCGTTGTCATCGGCATCAGGATGCATGGATGGTCTTGCGGGCAGCCTGTTGAAGGCCGTGCGCTGCCCGCGTCTCCCCGGTATCAGATTTGGTCGTTCGGCTTGCCGCTGGGACGGCCGCCGGCGCTTGTCGTCAGGCCTTGGTAATCCACGCCTGCCACGGCCGCATGCGGGCCGCACAGGCCGATCATAAGCGAAGGGGAAGGTGCGGAACATTGCAAATTGCGCCAAGGTGACTTGGTCGCAACCTGCAACTTGATATGGATCAATATGGCCGGAATTGGCCGTGATCGTGGATTGACGCCACCGCCGGAATCCGGCAGCGGCGGATGGGCTGGCCTGATCAGCCGGTGGTCTCTTCCTCAGGTCCTTCCTGCGGGGGCAGGCGCGCGGCCAGCACTTTGTCAATGCGTTTGCCGTCCATGTCGACGATCTCGAAGCGCCAGTCGCCCCATTGCACGCTGTCGGCGATCTGCGGCAGGCGGCCCAGCAGCAGGAGCAGCATGCCGGACAGGGTGTGGTAGCGCTCTTTTTCTTCCTCGGGCACCTGGCGCAGGCCGATGCGGTCCTTCAGTTCCGGGATCGGGATCAGGCCGTCGAGCAGCCACGAGCCGTCGTCGCGCTGCACCGCCCATTCCTCGCCGGCGGCGTCGGCCTTGAATTCGCCGGTGATGGCCTCGATCAGGTCCTGGAGCGTGACCAGACCCAGCACTTCGCCGTATTCGTCGATGACAAAGGCCATCTGGCCGCCGGAGCCGCGGAAATTCTCCAGCAGCTCCATGCCGGTCACGCTCTCGGGCACGAACACCGCCGGCTGCGCCGCGGCCTTCAGGTCGGCTTCCTCGCCGCGCAGCCGGCGCGCCAGCAGCTGGCGCGCGCTGACCACGCCGATGATGTCGTGCATGCCGCCGCGCACGACCGGAAAGCGCGAGTGGTCGGATTCTTCGATGCGGTGCAGGTTTTCATCGAGCGTCTCTTCCACGTCCAAGTACACGACATCGCCGCGCGGCACCATCAGCGATGCCAGCTGGCGGTCGTCCAGCCGGAACACGTTGCGCACCATGGTGTGCTCGTGCTGTTCGATCACGCCGGCTTCGGAACCCTCGACCAGCAGCGCGTGGATTTCTTCCTCGGTCACGCCCGGGCCGCGGTCGACCTTGGTGCCGAGCACCCGCAGCACCAGCCGCGTTGAGCTGGACAGCAGCTTGACGAACGGGGTGGAGGCCACCGCCAGCCAGCCGATCGGGCGCGCCACCAGCCGCGCGATGGCTTCGGGGGCCATCTGGCCCAGGCGCTTGGGCACCAGTTCGCCCAGCACGATGGAAAAGTAGGTCAGGCCGGCCACCACGATGGCGGTTGCCACATAGCCGGAGGTGTTAGGCGACAAGCCGAAGCCTTGCAGCCAGAGGCCCAGCGGCTGCGCCAGCGTGGATTCGCCGACCACGCCGTTGAGCACGCCGATCGACGTGATGCCGATCTGCACCGTGGACAGGAAGCGCGTGGGGTCCTCGCCCAGCTGGACCGCGGCAATCGCGCCGCGGTCACCGTTCTCGATCTGGCGCTGCAGACGTGCCTTACGGGCCGTGACCAGCGCGATCTCGGACATCGCGAACAGGCCGTTGAGCAGAATGAGCGCCAGTAGTATGGCAATTTCCATCAGGGTACGCGCTCTTTGCGTGTGAGTTGAAAGCACCAAGCATACCATCCGCGCATGACGGCCCGGCGGTTCCCCGGTGCAGGTGATGGTGGCGCCTCCGCCTGGCGTGGCGATAACTAATGGAGATAGCTCGATACCTAATATTCAATAGATAGTTATCGTTGGCTGCGCCAGACTTCCGCCCATGGCAGCACCTGTGCCGCCTTCCGAACAGCCTGGAGCCTACAGGCGTGCGAATCACAAGGAGACAGAATGGAAAGCCAATGGACGGCCGTGCTGGTGGAGAAATTCGGCCATAGCTTCAGCGCTTACGAACTGGATGGCGGCGAGCGCCGCTTCAGTGTCCAGTTGCCTGACTATCCGCATGAATTCGTGGTGGACCGCGAGCGCCTGTGCGGCTACGTCGGCCACTATGGCGTGCAGACCTTCGCGCACGCCGGCGACGGCGGCGCCGCAGTGATCGCGGTCGACCTGATGCGCGGCGCAGTGCGGGCACGGCTCGATTGCTCGCCCTATCACCGTATCCATGGCCTGCAGATCGACCGGCAAGGACGCGTCTACGCGCTGAGCGAGCGCGACAATATGCTGGTGGTGTTCGAGGCGCCGCTGGAGCACCCCGTGCCTGACCGCGCCGTGCCCGCGGGCGGGGTGAAAAGCCATCTGTTCGTGTTGTCGGCCGATGGCGAGCGTGCCTACGTGACCAACCTGCTGTCGCATACCGTGACACTGGTCCACCCCTACGATGCCACCCGCGCTCCGCGCGCGGCGTACGCCGGCAGGCGCCCCGAGGGCTGCTGCCTGAGCCGCGACGAAGCGGCGCTCTACGTCGCCAGCCGCGACGATCACAGTCTGACCCGGCTGGACGCGCGCACGATGGAAGCGGTGCGCACGGTGCCGACCGGCGAGGATCCCACCCGCATCTACTGGTCGCCGGACGACCGCCTGTTCGTGCTCAACTACGGCGAGCGCAGCATCCGCGTTTTCGACCCCGACACGCTCGCCGAAACCGGCCGGGTCGACACCGGCGCCAGGCCGATTGCGCTCGCCTTCCATCCGGCTGACCCGAGCCGCGCCTATATCGCGCTCAACGACCACACCGTCGGCCAGCTTGACCTGCCTGGCCTGGCCCTGCGCCATGCCTTCACCACCGGCAAGGAACCGGACGGTCTTGCCATCCTGGCTTTGCCGACGCGGTAGTCAACCGGCGTTCACGGCCGCGAAGGCAGCGCGGATGCCAGCGGCCCATACCCGGAAATCCATACGGAGACAGAGTATGAAAGGCTTGGACCAAGCCGGCGCCGGCACGTCGGTCGCCATCGATGCGACACCACTCACCGGTGCCGCCAGCATTCCAGCCCAGCGCTGGTGGCGCATCATCCCGCCGATCCTGATGGTCTGCATCGTCTCGTACATGGATCGCGTCAATATCGCCTTCGCGATGCCGGGGGGGATGGGCGATGCGCTCGGTATCGGCGCCAGCATGGCCGGCCTGGCCGGCGGCATCTTCTTTGTCGGCTATCTGTTCCTGCAGATTCCCGGCGGCAAGCTGGCCGTGCGCGGCAGCGGGCGCAATTTCATCGCCTGGTCGATGCTGGCCTGGGCCGTCATTTCCGTGCTGACCGGCCTGGTGCGCAACGAGACCGAACTGCTGATTCTGCGCTTTGCGCTGGGGGTGGCCGAGGGCGGCATGCTGCCGGTGGTGCTGACCATGGTCGGCAACTGGTTTCCCGACCACGAACGCGGACGCGCCAACGCCCTGGTGATCCTGTTCGTGCCGATCGCCGGCGTCATCACCGCGCCGCTGTCGGGCCTGGTAATCGCGGCGCTCGACTGGCGCTGGCTGTTTATCGTGGAAGGCCTGATTTCGCTGGCCTGCCTCGGCGTGTGGTGGAAGCTGGCCTGTGACCGGCCGGAGCAGGCGCGCTGGATTTCCGCCGAAGAGAAGGCTTATCTGCTGGCCCGCCTGCGCGAGGAAGAGCAGCAGGCAGCCGCCGCTGGCGCAAGCGTGGGGCAGGGCGCGGCCGACACGCGGGCGGTATTGGCGCACATCCTGTCGCAGGACGTGATCTGGCGCCTGATCGCCGTCAATTTTCTCTACCAGATGGGGATCTACGGGTACACGCTGTGGCTGCCCACCATCCTGAGGGGCCTGACCGGAGGCGGCATGGGGCAGGTCGGCATGCTGGCCGTGCTGCCGTACCTGGGCACCATGGCCGGCATCCTCGCGATCTCCTCGCTGTCCGACCGCACCGGCCGGCGCAAGGACTTCGTGGTCTGGCCGCTGCTGGGTTTCGCCGCCTGCCTGGCCGGTTCGGTCTGGTGGCACGACAATACCTGGCTGTCCTATGGCCTGCTGGTCGGCAGCGGCTTCTTCCTGCAGTCCGCGGCGGGGGTCTTCTGGACCCTGCCGCCACGGCTGCTGGCCGCCGAGCACGCGGGCGTGGCGCGCGGCGTGATTAATGCGCTGGGCAACCTGGGCGGATTCTGCGGTCCCTATGCCGCGGGCGTGCTGATCGAGCGCGTCAGCGCGGGCGCCGGTGTCTACCTGCTGGTCGCCGCGCTGGTGATGGCCGGCGCCCTGGCCGCCACGCTGCCGAGGCGGTGCCGATGAGCAGCGTAACAACTGCCGCGCTGCCCGCAGGCCTGGCCATCGTCGACGCCCACCACCACCTGTGGCAACTCGGGCGCGGCCGCTATCCCTGGCTGCAGGACGAATACCGGCCACAGAGCTTCTTTCTCGGCGATTACCAGGCCCTGCGCAGCGATTACCTTGAGGCGCAGTACGCGCATGACACTAGCGCCGTCACAGTGCTGGCCACTGTGCACGTAGAGGCCGAACGCGACCGCCGCGAAGCCGTCGACGAGACCGCGTGGCTGCACGGCCAGGCCTGGCGCCCCGGCATGGCTGCCGCGGTGGTGGCCTACGCGCCGTTCGGCACTCCAGGATGCGCGGAGCTGCTGGCGCGCCAGGCCGGTTTCGCGCGGGTCAGGGGGATCCGGTGCAAACCGCTGACAGCCGCGGCGCAGGGCGAGTCAGTGGCAGGGCGGCCCGGGTCGATGCAGGACCAGGCCTGGCTGGACGACCTGGCGCGGCTGGAGCGCCATGGCTTGTCGTGGGACCTGCGGGTACCGTTCTGGCATTTGCGCGAGGCGGCGCGGGTGGCGGCCGCCTTGCCGGGCGTGCCGATCGCGCTCAATCACGCGGGCCTGCCACTGGACCGCTCGAAGGAGGGCCTGGCCAGTTGGCGCGCCGGCATGGAGGCGTTGGCCGCCTGCGCCAATGTGTCGGTCAAGCTGTCGGAGTTCGGGCTGGCCGGCGGGCGCTGGGATGCGCAGGGCAACCGCGGCATCGTGCGCGAGGTGCTGGCGATATTCGGGCATGAGCGGGCGATGTTCGGCAGCAACCTGCCAGTGTCGGGCCTGAGCGCGGACTTGGGCACGATCCTCGGCACGGTGTGCGAGGCGCTGCCGGATCCCGTCGCCAGGCAGCGCGTGCTGGCTGGCAATGCGGCCAGGTTCTATCGGATCAATGTTCCAAGGCCGTCCGAGCTGGCCTAGAACCAGCGGCAGGCACAAGCATGCTATAAGTCCTATCTTCGCCGCAGCCCGGCCACCATGCCAGACCTCCCAGCCACCCTCTCCAGTGCCGCCACCCTGCGCAAACGCTTGCATATGCGGCATCTGCGCCTGGCCCTGGCCCTTGCCGAGCACCGCTCGCTGCGGCGCGCCGCGGCACAGATGGCGCTGTCCCAGCCAGCCGTCACCAAGGCATTGCACGAGCTCGAGAGCGTGGTCGGCACGTTGCTGTTCACGCGGCATGCGCGCGGCATCGAGCCGACGGTGTTCGGCGAGGCGCTGATCCGCTATGCGCGCGTGGTGCTGGCCGACCTGGATGCCCTGCACGATGAATTTGCCGCCATCGCCGCGGGCGAGGTGGGCAAGGTGCGGCTCGGCTCGATCCTGGCCCCGGTGCCTTCCGTTCTGTCGGGCGTCATCAACGCGCTCAAGGCACGCTATCCGCGTTTGCATATCGTGATGCAGGTCGATACCAGCGACGTACTGGTACAGGCGCTGCGGCAGGATGCGCTGGACGTGGTGATCGGACGCATTCCCGAAGGCACGGTGGCCGACGATCTCGACTTCGAGCCACTGTTCGAAGAGTCGCTGGCCATCGTGGCGCGCGCCGGCCATCCGCAGGCAGGCAAGCGCGGCGTCAAGCTGGCTTCCCTGGCCGGCTATCCCTGGATCATCCCGCCAGCGGCGGTGCCGATGTGGCAGATCATCGACCAGACCTTCCGCGACAACCGCGTGCCGCTGCCGGAAGACATCATCGAGACTTCGTCGATCATGGGCACGCTGCCGCTGCTGGCGGATAGCGACCGCATTGCCGTCGTGCCGGGCGCGATCGCGGAGTACTTCGTCGCCCTGGGTGCGCTGGCGGTCCTGCCGGTGGCGATGCGCGGGCGGCTGGTCCCCTATGGGATTGTGCTGCGCCGGCGGCGGGCCGCGACGCCGGCCATGCGCCTGCTGATCGACGCGGTGCGCGCGGCGGGGCCCGGCGCTCCGCAGGCGATGACTGAATTGGAGCCATTACCTGCAAGGTAATGGTCATACGCCGCGGTGCATGCTGTAATGCATGCCATGGACACGCTGACCCCAGCCTCCGAGGCCACCCTCGACTTCCCCGGCCTGCTGCGCTACTGGCGCAGCAAGCGCGGCTACAGCCAGCTGGCGCTGTCGCTGGCCGCCGGGGTGTCGCAGCGCCACATCTCCTTCCTGGAATCCGGCCGCGCCCGCCCCAGCCGTGAAATGGTGCTGGCGCTGGCCGAGCGCCTGGGCGTGCCGCTGCGCCAGCGCAACCGGCTGCTGCTGGCCGGCGGCTTTGCCCCGGCCTACAGCGAACACGCGCTGGCTTCGCCGCCGCTGCAGATGGTGCAGCAGGCGATCGCGCTGATCCTGGCCAAGCAGGAGCCGTACCCGGCCGTGGTGCTGGACCGTTTCTGGAACCTGGTGGATGCCAACCCGGCCTACCGGCGCATGCTCGAGACCCTGCTGGGCGGGCGCGAGCCGGCATCGCTCACGGAAGGCAGCCACAGGATCAACCTGATGCTGACCGTGTTTGATCCGGAGGGCCTGTGGCCGGTGATCGAGAACGCGCGCCAGGTCGGGCGCTACCTGTTGCGGCGCGTGTGGCAGGAGCTGCAGGTGCAGGCCCACGACCAGACCGCGCGCGAGATCTTCGGGCGCATCGCCGCCTGGCATCCTGACATGGTCGGGCCGGGCGGCGCGCTGCTGCCCGAGGACGACGGCACCGATGGCCCGCCGGCGCCATTGCTGCCGGTGGTGCTGCATGCGGGCGCGTTCCGCGCGTCGCTGTTCTCGACCCTGACCACGCTCGGCATTCCACAGGACATCACGCTGCAGGAGCTGCGCATCGAGTGCTTCTTCCCGGCTGACGACGCCACCCGCACCTTGTTTGAAGCGCAGGCCGGGGCTGCAGCGGCCGCTGTCAGAAGCGGTAGCGCAGGTAAATGACGTGGAAGGTAGTGCCGGGATTGGGGTCCTTGATGCCGCCATTGGACAGGTGCTGGAACCGGTAGCCCGCGGCAAAGCGCCGGTCCTTGCCCACCGTCAAGCCGATCCCGGCGTACTCCGAGAACTGGAAGGCGGTGGAAATGTCGTGGTTGGCCGAGGTGTGCGTGCTGGTCAGCAGGCGCGGCCCGACCGACAGCTCGAGGAAGGGCACCCAGGTGTGGCGCCACCATGCGATCCGCACCACCGGCGAGGCACCAAACTCCCATAGGTCGTTGGGCTGGTTGTCGCTGCTGCTGCGCCAGCGCGCAATGTTGACCTCCCATTGCAGGTCGACCTGCCAGCCTTGCGGATTGCCCCACGCAAAGCCCGAATCCCACAACATGGCGACCTCCGCCTTCTGCACGTCGTGGCCATCGTCGAAGCCGTAGCCAAGCTGCACGGCAGGCGCGGCGCGTGCCGTCGCTGCCAGGCACAAGGACAGGGCAAGCAGGCCCGCGGCGACGGTGCGGCGCACCCGCTGTTGCCACGCATGTCGGCAGGGCGGGGGTGGATGGAACGAGGAACAACTCACACGGCGGTCTTGTCTGGCTTCTGGTTCGTGTCGGCGCATGGGAAGCACGGATGAAGAGGTGCTGCGTTGTTGTCCGGCAAGGCATGAGCCGGCCGCCACGGCGGGCGCTAGCTTGCACATGCGCTGCCTCCCTGCCTTATTTGTAGTACACGCGAGGCCACGTTGCGATGGTCGGATTTGTTCAAGCGTGGTCGAGCGCCCGTCCGGCGCTCTGCGTCGGGACAAAGAAAAAAATAATCGTGCTAACATTCGCGCGCCGGCGCCGGCTACAAGGCCGCGCCGGTTCGTTACGTCTTCAGGGCGGGGTGAAAGTCCCCACCGGCGGTATGCCGCGGCGCGCAGTGCGTGTCCGGCGAGCCCGCGAGCGCTCGCATTCCCGTGCGAGGTCAGCAGACCTGGTGAGAGGCCAGGGCCGACGGTCATAGTCCGGATGAAAGAAGATGGGCGGAGCTTGCCCGCGCGGCCCGGCGCCTTGCCCGAGCCTTGCGGTTCGCTGTTGCCTTGCGCCGCGCGCAGGGCGCGGCTGTTCGTGCGTGCGCTTCAGGCGCGGCGTGCGGCGCTGCAACTCCGTTGATCCTTCCCCTGGAACGCCCATTGATGCTGAACAAGGAGCGTTTCATGCCTAGCCTTTCCACCGAAGCTGTTGCACCCGAGGTGTCCGCGGATCTTGCCGCCGATGCCGCCCCCCGTTCCCTGGCCGCGCGCATCGCGCAGGCGCTGGACGCCATGCGCGAAGGCCGTCCGGTCGTGCTGCTCGACGATGACGACCGCGAGAACGAGGCCGACCTGATTCTGGCCGCGGAACGCCTGACGAATGCCAATATGGCGATGATGATCCGCGAATGCAGCGGCATCGTCTGCCTGTGCCTGACCGAGGACAAGGTGCGCAGCCTCGGCCTGCGGCCGATGGTCGAGCACAACCGCAGCCAGTATGGCACCGCCTTCACGGTATCGATCGAAGCCCGCGAAGGTGTCGGCACGGGTGTCAGCGCCGCCGACCGCATCACCACCATCCGCGCTGCCATTGCCGGGGATGCGGGCACCGATGCTGTGGTCAGCCCCGGCCATGTGTTTCCGCTGGTGGCGCGCGACGGCGGGGTGCTGGTGCGCCGCGGCCATACCGAGGGCTCGGTCGACCTGGCCCGCATGGCAGGCCTGTCACCGGCCGCGGTGCTGTGCGAGCTGATGAACCCCGACGGCACCATGGCACGCCGGCCGGAGGCGCTGGCCTTTGCCGAGATGTACCAGCTACCGGTGCTGACCATCGAGGACCTGGTGGCCTGGCGCCGCCTGCACGACTGAAAAGTCGCCGCCTGCACGCACCCCGGCATGCAAACGCGCCCGGGATGCGTGCTTCCTGTGCGACAATGCGGATCGCTTTTTCCCGTCTATATGAGGGCAATTCCATGATGTTCCGCATTTTTAGGCACGCAGCCGCGTTTGCTGGCTGCCTGCTCGGACTGGCCGCACCGCTGGCGCATGCCGAAGGCAGCGCCGCGACGGCGCCGTCCCCCGTTCCCTCCAGCACCACCCGCCCGGCTGCCGCCGCTGGCCTGTACGAGTGCCAGGTCGCTGGCACCGGCACGGTATTCCGGTCCACGCCCAGGGAAGGCTGCCGGCTGGTCGCGGCACCCGATCCCGCCGCCCCCGATCCGCAACGATGGCTTCCCCTGATGGGTGCCAACGGCGTGATTTCGTATTTCGATCAATCCACGGTGCGCCGCCAGGGCACCGAAGTCGGCGTGGTGGTGATGCGCAATTCGCCGTCGGGGGTGATCCGCACCGCCAGCGGCGAGCCGATCCGCTCGTCGCTCAAGCGCATGGTGCTGAACTGCGCCACGTCCATGTTCGCCGTGGTCGAGCAGACGCTCTACAGCAAGCGCTTTGCGCGCGGCGATTCGCTCTATACGATCCGCGCGCCGCAGTACGGCACCTTCCAGGTCGCCGGCCCCGGCACGATTGCCGGAGAGTTGCTGCGCAAGCTGTGCCGGTAAGCCTGGCGGCGAGCGGCGATCCACGGCTGCCTGTCCAGCTCCCTATCAGGGTTTGTCCCGGTCAACGGCGCGCAAACCTTCCTCGTTGATGCTGGTGACAGGGCGCGAGCCAAAAGCGCCCGTCATGGCAGGCATCCCTGCCATACCTACCCGCAGGGCAAACGAGGAGACGGAAATGAAGAAATGGATCGTCATGCTGTCGATGGCAATGTTCGGTGCGGGCGCGATGGCGCAGACGCCGGCTACTCCGGCGACGCCTGCCACCCCGGCCACGCCGGCGGCAGCGTCGACTGACAAGGCCGCGCCGGCCAAGGCAGACAGCAGCAAGGCCAAGGCCAAGAAGACCGGCAGCAAGAAGAAGAGCCACGCGCCTGCGGCCAAGGATCCGACGAAGAACAAAGGCGCCTGAGCGCGCTGATGATGGCGGCGGGCGCACGGCTCCCCGGCAAGCGGGGAGGCAGGCTGCGCCCGTGACTGCCATGCCGCCACGCAGATAATGGCCGGCCGCGCCTGCATGGCGCGGACCCGCCGTGCGCAGGACAGCCCCGCGGCACGCGTTGCGTGTCTTCCGGGGGGATAGAGCAGGGCATGTCCGGGCGGATCGCAACCAGGAGGCTTCGGCCTCCTTTTTTTCGTCCGCTGCCGCAGGGCGGCTGCCGCCGCGCCGGCTTTGCGCCTGCGCCGCCGCACGCTATGCTTGCGGGCATCGTGCCGGACCGGGCGTGGAGCCCTCGCGCCGGCGCAGGCCAACTCGGACGGGAGCGGTCTTATGGCAACGCTAGCGGTGTGGCGGCGGTGGCGGCGATTGACGGCATTCTGGATGGCGGGACTGGGCTGGGTGATAGGCACGCTGTGGATGCAAGCCAGCCTGGCTGCGCCGGCGTCCGAGCCCGCGGCCGTGCCGGCTCCGATCGCCGTGCGCAGCGGCGCTGCGGTCGAGCTGCGCCTGATGGATCGGCCCATCGCCACCATGCGCGCCGAGATCGCGGGAGCCACCCCGGCCATGCGCGTCTCGCGCGCGCAGCTGGTGTTCGACGACCTGACGGAAAGCGAACTGGCACTGCCGCTCGGGCAGGCCAGCGGCACGTTCGGCGATGCGCCGATGGTCGCCTTCCGGCTGGGCGACCGGCTCTTGTTCGCGCTGACCTCGCAAGACCTCTCCCCGGAGGATCACCTTACGCTTGAGGCTGCCGCAACGCGCACCGCGGCGGGCCTGCGCCAGGCCATTGCCGCGCGGCGCGCGCACCTGCACTGGCCCAACCTGCTGCGCGGCGCCGCGCTGAGCCTGCTTGGCCTGGCCGTGCTGGCCGCGCTGACATGGGGCGTGGCGCGAGCCGGCGTGGCCCTGCGCGCTCGCCTGCAGGTGGCACTGGAGCGCCACCTGGCGCGGCGCGTCGGCGGCCAGTTCGACTGGACCGGCGCGCTCTACCACCTGGTTGCCCGCATCGTGCAGATCCTGGCGATCGGGCTGGTGCTGGTGCTGGCCTTTGCCTGGCTGGAGTTTGCGCTCGAGCTGTTTCCGCTGACCCAGCCCATGGGCGACCGCATGGGCGCCTTTATCGTCGGCTTGCTGTCGCAGATCGCGCTGTCGATGGTGTCGTCGGTGCCGGGCCTGGTCACGGTGGCGGTGATCGTGCTGATTACCCGCGCGGTGCAGCGGCTGGTGTCGAATATCTTCAAGGCGGTGCAGAAGGGCCAGATCACGGTGCCCGGCATGCATCCGGAAACCGCGGGCGCCACGCGGCGGCTGGCGGCGGTGGTGATCTGGGCGCTGGGCTTCACCTTTGCCTACCCCTACATCCCGGGCTCGGACAGCGATGTCTTCAAGGGGCTGTCAGTGCTGCTGGGCTTCATGGTGACGCTGGGATCGGCCAACGTGGTCAACCAGCTGATGAGCGGCATGGTGGTGGTGTATTCGCGTGCGCTGCGGCGTGGCGACATGGTGTGCATCGGCGATACGGTGGGCACCGTGGCCTCGCTCGACGCCCTGTCGGTGAAGGTGATCAACCTGCGCAATGAAGAGGTGACGCTGCCCAATGCGGTGGTGGTCGGCAGTGCCATCCATAACTACACCCGGCACGGCAGCGTGCGTGATCCCCGCGTGCAGGAAGGCTGGCAGGCTGCGCTGATCTCGACTTCGGTCACGATCGGCTACGACACGCCCTGGCGGCAGGTCCATGCGATGCTGCTGGCAGCCGCCGCCGAGGCGGCGCATATTGCGCCGTCGCCGACGTCATTCGTGCTGCAGCGGGGGCTGTCCGACTTCTACGTCGAGTACGAACTGTTCTGCGCGCTGGACCATCCGCGCAATCGCTTC harbors:
- a CDS encoding amidohydrolase family protein — its product is MSSVTTAALPAGLAIVDAHHHLWQLGRGRYPWLQDEYRPQSFFLGDYQALRSDYLEAQYAHDTSAVTVLATVHVEAERDRREAVDETAWLHGQAWRPGMAAAVVAYAPFGTPGCAELLARQAGFARVRGIRCKPLTAAAQGESVAGRPGSMQDQAWLDDLARLERHGLSWDLRVPFWHLREAARVAAALPGVPIALNHAGLPLDRSKEGLASWRAGMEALAACANVSVKLSEFGLAGGRWDAQGNRGIVREVLAIFGHERAMFGSNLPVSGLSADLGTILGTVCEALPDPVARQRVLAGNAARFYRINVPRPSELA
- a CDS encoding YncE family protein; this encodes MESQWTAVLVEKFGHSFSAYELDGGERRFSVQLPDYPHEFVVDRERLCGYVGHYGVQTFAHAGDGGAAVIAVDLMRGAVRARLDCSPYHRIHGLQIDRQGRVYALSERDNMLVVFEAPLEHPVPDRAVPAGGVKSHLFVLSADGERAYVTNLLSHTVTLVHPYDATRAPRAAYAGRRPEGCCLSRDEAALYVASRDDHSLTRLDARTMEAVRTVPTGEDPTRIYWSPDDRLFVLNYGERSIRVFDPDTLAETGRVDTGARPIALAFHPADPSRAYIALNDHTVGQLDLPGLALRHAFTTGKEPDGLAILALPTR
- a CDS encoding hemolysin family protein, yielding MEIAILLALILLNGLFAMSEIALVTARKARLQRQIENGDRGAIAAVQLGEDPTRFLSTVQIGITSIGVLNGVVGESTLAQPLGLWLQGFGLSPNTSGYVATAIVVAGLTYFSIVLGELVPKRLGQMAPEAIARLVARPIGWLAVASTPFVKLLSSSTRLVLRVLGTKVDRGPGVTEEEIHALLVEGSEAGVIEQHEHTMVRNVFRLDDRQLASLMVPRGDVVYLDVEETLDENLHRIEESDHSRFPVVRGGMHDIIGVVSARQLLARRLRGEEADLKAAAQPAVFVPESVTGMELLENFRGSGGQMAFVIDEYGEVLGLVTLQDLIEAITGEFKADAAGEEWAVQRDDGSWLLDGLIPIPELKDRIGLRQVPEEEKERYHTLSGMLLLLLGRLPQIADSVQWGDWRFEIVDMDGKRIDKVLAARLPPQEGPEEETTG
- a CDS encoding MFS transporter, with protein sequence MKGLDQAGAGTSVAIDATPLTGAASIPAQRWWRIIPPILMVCIVSYMDRVNIAFAMPGGMGDALGIGASMAGLAGGIFFVGYLFLQIPGGKLAVRGSGRNFIAWSMLAWAVISVLTGLVRNETELLILRFALGVAEGGMLPVVLTMVGNWFPDHERGRANALVILFVPIAGVITAPLSGLVIAALDWRWLFIVEGLISLACLGVWWKLACDRPEQARWISAEEKAYLLARLREEEQQAAAAGASVGQGAADTRAVLAHILSQDVIWRLIAVNFLYQMGIYGYTLWLPTILRGLTGGGMGQVGMLAVLPYLGTMAGILAISSLSDRTGRRKDFVVWPLLGFAACLAGSVWWHDNTWLSYGLLVGSGFFLQSAAGVFWTLPPRLLAAEHAGVARGVINALGNLGGFCGPYAAGVLIERVSAGAGVYLLVAALVMAGALAATLPRRCR
- a CDS encoding GGDEF domain-containing protein, yielding MHPDADDNAAGAPGAMQPSALVSALAARRSGTGQPATILSIRLDRFASACETLGPRRAARLQAIVQARIACLLPPAAIMHWMAPADLVVITALPDGEPDPGPVASRLADDLSRPFALEGFELFISCSIGVATDHPDIPAERSLQQALDAMLRVDRRGGDGLARADKPAAPPTAPLLAALPDALERGELSLQLQPRADFASAVVSGYTVRLRWHHPALGRVAPQDFLPAVESLGLVGRIGSWLLESVLPLVRAAENVAPLQFTLLASSAQLHRPQMVEALAQAIDAGGIAPDRLCIEVSASAVPADADIIARFAALRRRGLQLTLGDFDDSPGCRQLLAALHPDRVTLDARRLGHAPRPGDSANRADSLRAACRLARGAGVSVCAKGIETRQQLEAVRAWGCHSVQGYLLAQPFPATWLLQTHAAIQQRARELLASHA
- a CDS encoding LysR family transcriptional regulator; translated protein: MPDLPATLSSAATLRKRLHMRHLRLALALAEHRSLRRAAAQMALSQPAVTKALHELESVVGTLLFTRHARGIEPTVFGEALIRYARVVLADLDALHDEFAAIAAGEVGKVRLGSILAPVPSVLSGVINALKARYPRLHIVMQVDTSDVLVQALRQDALDVVIGRIPEGTVADDLDFEPLFEESLAIVARAGHPQAGKRGVKLASLAGYPWIIPPAAVPMWQIIDQTFRDNRVPLPEDIIETSSIMGTLPLLADSDRIAVVPGAIAEYFVALGALAVLPVAMRGRLVPYGIVLRRRRAATPAMRLLIDAVRAAGPGAPQAMTELEPLPAR